AGGACGATCCTGGGCGCGGCGCGGTCGTCTGACGGCCGGCTTATGCGGAGGCTGGGATTCTGAGGGCCGCCAGGACCGGGAGGTGGTCCGTGGCGGCTCTCAGGTCCGCCTCGGTCACTCCGGGCTGGTCCAGGGGTACGCCGCAGCCCAGGACCTGTACGCCCGCCGTGGCGAAGAGCGCGTCGATGCGCTGATGGGGGTCGCCGGGCGTGGAGGTGTGTTCCCCGCCCCAGGGGGCCACCGCCCAGCCGTCCTGGAGCGCTGCCGCGAGGCGCTTGAACGTCCGGCCGTCCGGGCGCTCGTTGAGGTCGCCGCCCACGACGGCGTACGGGGTGTCCAGGGCGGCGAGGCTCTCCAGGAGCATGGCGCCCTGCTGTTGGCGCTCGTCCTTCTGGAGGGAGAGATGGCAGCTCAGTACGCCGACGCGGGGGCCGTCCGCCCCGCCGAACCGTACGACGGCGGTCGCGAAGCCGCGGCGGTGCAGGCCGGGGGTGAGGGGGAGCAGTACGTCCTCGGTGCGTTCGACCGTGGCGCGCAGGGAGCAGAGGAGGGCGGGGCCTGACGCGGTGGCCCCGCCGGAGAGGACGACCTGTCCCGAGGCCGCCGCGAGGCGGGCGAGTTTCTTGCGCCAGCGGAAGAAGCGGGGGGCTTCCTGGAGGAGGACCAGGTCCGGGTCGCAAGCGGCGATCACGCGGGCCAGTGCGCTGGTGTCGTCCCGCATGGAGCGGATGTTGTAGCTGAGGACGCGGATGACGGCCGAGCCGTTGGACTCCGTCCGGGGGCCGGGCAGGGGGGTGGTTGTCGGGGTGGTCGACATGCGGATCAAGATATCGGGTGGAGGGGGCGGATTTGTCGCCCGGCGGCGACCGGGCGGGTGCCGTTCGCGCGGTTCCCCGCGCCCCTGCTTTCAGGGGCGCGGGGACCCGCGCAACCATCCCCTGCCGGGTCGGCGGCGTCTGCGCTACATGATGGGGTCGGGTTCGCGGGCCAGGTCGGCCGCGCCGACCAGGCCCGCCTCGTTCCCCAGTCGCGCGGCGATCACGTCGGCGACGGGACGCCAGTTCCCGCCCACCAGCCACCGCTTGTACGACTTGCGGATCGGGTCGAGGACCAGCTCCCCCTCGTCCGAGAGCCCCCCGCCGACGATGAACGCGGAGGGGTCGAAGAGCGAGGCCAGGTCGGCGAGACCCGCACCGGCCCAGCGGGCCAGCTC
This sequence is a window from Streptomyces ortus. Protein-coding genes within it:
- a CDS encoding endonuclease/exonuclease/phosphatase family protein, whose amino-acid sequence is MSTTPTTTPLPGPRTESNGSAVIRVLSYNIRSMRDDTSALARVIAACDPDLVLLQEAPRFFRWRKKLARLAAASGQVVLSGGATASGPALLCSLRATVERTEDVLLPLTPGLHRRGFATAVVRFGGADGPRVGVLSCHLSLQKDERQQQGAMLLESLAALDTPYAVVGGDLNERPDGRTFKRLAAALQDGWAVAPWGGEHTSTPGDPHQRIDALFATAGVQVLGCGVPLDQPGVTEADLRAATDHLPVLAALRIPASA